The DNA window AAAAACTTCATTACGATGAAGTTCATCGAGCACTGGCATGTCTTCCCCTGTAAGTGGAATACACCTTATATCAGATCATATATAAACTAGAAAGGTCATATTGAGTTCTGTCAGATTATTTACCCTTCTTTGCATTCTTCAGTTTTGAGCTATCAAACAGATTCTTAATAGTGAGTGCAACTATCTTCACAAAATTGTATAGGCCATCACCTAGGATGAGAGCTACACAGATGAAGGCCTAAAGAATATATATGAGGTGGTAAGAATCAAAAGATCATACTATACTTGTACACTACCAAAATAAAATGACGAAACTAACCTTGTACCCTTGCAAGCTTTTCATGCTGCTTTCAGGTATATCTGCTGAATACCAATCCCCTTTCAAATCACTGATCAGTGGCCACATTACTCCCCATGAGAGAATGGCGCCGAGTAGGAGAGACAGATTAACAAGGTGGGAGCAAATCATCCCTGCCCCAACATATGTGAGACTGAAATCGAAGAAGAATCTGATAACCCAAAAAGTTTTGAATCAGATGAACTTGTTTTTTGAACAAATCAGGTGACActattgttggtcaaaatttatttaatagaATAATGAGCTAAGTGATTGTTGTTACGTTTGTTGCCAAGCTTTTAGTCCAAAAGTTGGAAACTGCGAGAACCCACAATTGTCTCCACCAGAGTAAAACcactggaagaagctccaaaaGAAACTCATAGCAAAATATTTGGTGAATCCATTTACTTGCTGCCTGATGTGCCAAAAAACACGTTCAGTTAACTGAAATTTTATAATGAATAGTAGAACTCATTATGAGTTATGTTAGAGAACCACATACTTTGCCATTGCATCCCCATGAGGTGTGTGGAATCCATTTATAAGCACAGCTGTTGCAGTCCCACTTGGGTAAGTTAATTTGTAGTCAATTATCATGACCTGAAATTTTACCAAGTTTAAGAAACAAATGGAAATTATCAAGATCTGGAATTTTACTAAGTTTGGTAACAAATGAAATCATCCATTTACATGTGGAAAAGCACTGCCAGCTGTTCATTTTTTATGTATTCACAAGATAAATATGTTGTGAAATGAAAAGGAGAATATGTCCAGAATCACGCATAATAAGTCTTTGCATGTGGACTTCATATTATGCTTTCAATTAAATTCAACTGCAACTCAAGATTCAAATAATAAGTATGCTTtttttcagaattaaaaaaatatattttatttataaaagtaCAACTCAAACCACAAgcaaaatagctatattttctTCAGGGGACTAGAGAAGTACCACACGCTAATGAGTTGGTATTGTTTGTTTCAGCACAAATCACTATCAATCGATTAAGCAAAAATGTTGGTATGTCTTAACCAATAACCAACTAGGTGGTTTAATAAAGCCAGACTGAAAGAGGTTTCATGACAGAGacaaatttatttaatataCCAGAACGATTCATTCAGCACGCCAATTTCAAACAACTAAACAAGACCATACAAGAACAATTCAATCAGCAGTCCAGATTCAACAGGGACCATAAGGCCATCAATCAGATACGTTAAAATACTAGCTGCACTTCAACTCTATCACCTAGCTAAATACAGGCATAATTGTccttttttttagcttatgtAATCTGTGACATCGTGCAATGAAATTAAAACACCTACGAAATGTTGAAGGGACAAAAGATAGAAAAGGCTGAAATGGAGATGATGGTCAGTTTACCACAATTTTGTGAAATTCTCACAAGGGTGAACTGGTGAACGACAAAAACGCCTATGAAATGTAGAATTGCAGTTCTAAGGAGTAAGGAGCTACAGCGAACCGTGGTCAAATGGCAGaactgttgaaattataagcatataatgatttaatttattctataaataaatcatgacattacagatataaactagcatgaacacatcattagatctacacatataaactaagcagtaaaacacgAACAGAACTGGTCAAATGGCAGAACTACCGAAGATACAGAGTAAGGCTGTGGAAGCTCACTGACCTTCCTAAGAGGGACGAGAGCGAGAAGTCCGACGAAGCTGACGGCGAGAAGGAATCCAGTCATCCACGCAATGCCGGGCTCCTTGTAGCTCCCCGGCACGTTGCCCTCCGTGTCCTCGCCCGCCATCTCGTAAGTCCTCTTGTTGAGCCCAAGCAAGTAAGAACCAAACCCACCTGCACAGAAAGATCCAAAGAACCAATCAGTCGGGATCTCCATTAGACTAGGTAGACGACGAATGGAGGATGGATGCAATGGGGGGTGGTCCTGGCCTCCAACTGCGATGCTGTAGCAGGCGACGGCGCAGGTCTGGACGACGGTGTTCTCCTGCCGCGTGAACGGGCGGGCGGCGAAGCCGAGGCGGGCGAGCGCCTGCGTCCAGCCGCGGAGGACGACGAAGGCGATGAGCGCGGCTGAGACGTTGAGCGTGGGGACGAGGCCCGTGGTAAGGTTCAGCTTCATCACGATGACGCTGTACATGGCGCCCACGGCCAGGCTCGCCACCAGCCCGCGCGCCGTCAGCTGCtcccgccacggcggcggcgcgccgccgccgccgcgggcatGCGTGGCCccctcctcggcgtcgccgccgccgtcgagcccggccatctcctcctcccgcggGTGCGCTACCACCAGCTCGAGGCGCGGCGGCCCGGGCTGCCGCTTCCTCCGCCTCTCCTGCTTCATGGCGGAAAGAATTTTCCGGCGTCAGATTCACCCCCGTGTCCGAGTTCCAGCGGAGGCATGTGAATGAGAGAATGAAGGGTCGGTGAAACaaaaagatcttttttttttcagtacgAGGATGAGTTAGCACGAATATGATGCTAGCTAGTGAGCTCCTCACTTGTGTTCTTCTACATCCGTTGTGCTAAGCAGCGAAGCTATGAACAAGTGCGCTCTCTCGCCAAGGATCAGTGCAAGAAATCCATAGGGGCAAAGAAAAAGATGAAATTTTTATGGGTGATTCTCCAAAGAAAATCACTGCCTTTTATCTTCAGTGTGGTATCGAGGATTCCAGAAAGATAATGTAAAAAAGACCCACCTGAATTAGCCTGGATTCTCTCTTGCTCTTGCTCCAACTGAAAAGACAAGAACAGCGAGCCAAACGAAACTGAAGGTGAGAAAGAGAACTGAATAGCACGTCACAAAAGAAAGGGGAAGTGATTGGCAAAGAGAAATAGCGTATACTTGGTTTTGTTTCGTCAGAAAAGGAAGCAAGGAGGTTTGGTAATGTTTTTATCTACCAATATAATCACTAGTAGAAGAAATAGAATTTATCTCACCCATTTATTTATGAGTTAAATAATTAGCAGAAAAAAATTCTCCTAGCATTAGTTGAAGTATTTGAGGGGGTACTATAAAATATATCTGTTAAACGGTTTAGATTGATTATGTTGACAATTACTCCttctatcttaaaataaatatatttattttgagatgggaGGAGTATAAAACAATTTCTTTTTCAGATAGCATCAACTGTCAACAGTAATGGGGAaaccaataaaaataaataaccaTGATCAGTGGAAGCCAGTGTACAGGAACTAAACAGTagacacatactccctccgtctcataaaaaggCAAATCCttggtttccgtgtctaactttgactgtccgtcttatatgaaatttttttataattcgtatttttattgttgttagatgataaaacatgattaatattttatatgtgacttgtctttttaatttttttcatatttttttcaaataagatagacggtcaaatgttggacacggaaactaggatttttttttttttggacggagggagtcgGCACAACATACAGTAAAAAAATTGCTTCCATTAACATTCCGTGCAAGAAACACAGGCAGAGTCCCGCCACTCACGCGCAAGCAAACCAGCAGACCCTGAATGCTTACGAAATGACAAAGGTTATAAAAACAAAGTCAACAAAGAAGAATCAGTCAATCAGACCTTCAAAGCAAGATCGAACGATTTTAAACTAAGAGCCAACCTGCAATTCTACGTGACGCCGGtaaaagaaggaagagagaaagaccGCGAAGGCGAAGCTGTCAAGAAAGCTTCgtcaaaactcaaaacgacAGTGAACGAACTCGCGACCTGAACCATTAACAGTCGTCTGTCGGTAATAAACAGCAACAGAAAAAGCATTAACTCGCCGGCGTACCAAACAACTAGTATTAGTACTCCTGCTTTCCTTCGTACCGGTCTCCTCCTCGAcgagacggcgacgtcgacgacgacgacctgagCTGCATGAGCCAAGGCTATAGCGCCGCGGTGGCTAAGGAGCACACGCGACCGGCGACCGTACGTAAGCAAACTGGCCGCGAGCaagaacatgcatgcatgatgatgcCATGGCATGCCAAGCGGCGGCATGTATGCGCGAATTTCTCAACCTGGCGCAAGCAAAGCAACTGAAGCGAGCGCGTGCGAAGCGGCgtgcccccgcgcgcgcgcgaggtggGGTTGGGGCGGCAAGCTTCACACCGGCCGTGCCGCTTGGGCTTTGGCTGCTTCCCCCTTTCGTTTTCTGCGGGCGTGTGTGCTCGCCTCGCCCACACGCCACCAGCCCACCACCGCGATCGCGACACACAGATATCACGACAGAATTCCACGGCCCTCGGCCGCAGCgtgtgcgcgcgcgtgcgtcCTCCCGGCGGTTCGGTCCGTATGCTGGGGCGGCAATGGCTGTGTATATCCGATCCGATATAGAGACCGGGTTTatcccattttctaaaaaaaaaatgctgggGCGGCAGTGTGACCGTGTGAGTCCGGAAAGACGGAAAGTAGTAACAGTGGCCTCTGATGAAAGCGTGAAACGCATCTCGGCGTCCGCAAGTAGGCGCAGAGATGGATGGATAATCTGTGGATCATATGCAAACGCGAGATAGCCTCGAGACCTCAAGCAGATAGTAAAAATCAAGCTGTAGCAATAGCAAATATCATGCGAATACTGGATGAAAAGGACTAATCACACGAAGAACCGCATCGCCGCACCGTACTGAATGAAAAGGACTAATCAGTACGTATGGCTGTGTTCTGCAGCGCATTTTGCTTTTACAACTCCCCCGTTTATCACGATTATACTTTTCAAActgatattttttatcaaaaaatcttttatatagatttttttaaaaaaaataaactatttttttaatttgtagtGAGTAATATTCCCTCCGTTATAAAATGTTACAAACTAGAAGGGTGAGTCATATTATACCCATTCTATATCAACAAATCTGGACAGTATTTTAGAACAAGAAAACTAAACAGAATCataatattttaggatgaagctaggatatacttaattaattatatgctaatatttttaTACGATTAAAAAGCTAAAGCTAAAGGCACATTCGAACAAAGCCCAAATCAGTGAATCACTGAACCCTTCACGCGTCCATGTTCCGGACACCTTCCTGAGGAGGCGGACAAATTTATGGACGCACGAAGCGCATATGTTCAGGAGTGCAGACAATGCAGGCTGATGCATCTGTTCTCGACTTCTCGTGTGGTTTGGAGAAGTTGATAGTTAGGGCCCTCCATGTCGTGCCCCCCTCATCACttcatttagtttgttttcttcctATCATTGTGGGGGTACTAGTATCTCTTACCCGTCTCTCAtccagcaattttttttctggtggAGTTAAGAGGTTCACTTTCAGTTGAAGACAAGGCCTTTCTCTGAAGTTCTGAGAAGACTGGTACGGCGGCAAATCTTTACATAGGACTAGAGGCTGGGGCGCCGCCTGCACGGACTAAAACGACAATCAGTCGGTAAATAGATGAGGGAAATCTATGAAAATTTGATAAGCGACATCATAGATTACAGTTCAACTCTTGTGGATATCAATAGCATCGTAATTAGTATTGCCTTTTTCCGTAATAAATATCCTACTACAGATGGACACTTTATTATCAACGTAGAGCATCTCTGTTGAAATTTCGGTTCGTTACAGACTCTTGGTTCACATGAATATACAATGTTTTTATTACATAATAACCCaaaattaatagaaaaataatccCTGGTACACATTGCTATACACTTTGGGTTTTTGCAAATAGGGCAACTGAAGAATAATGGGCCCAACTTTTCAAGATTACATTCAGCATCCCATCATATTCTGAAGAATCCAAACATGCTGGAATGTAAGTACATGAAAACATACGTTAGCTAATGAAATCATATATTGAGAAGCACCTGCAGATATATACCATACCCTAATAAAACCTTACCGCACTAAGTGCCCGAGCACACGAAAAAATTGTTAATAGGTCAATCAGTGATAATGGAACACCAAAATTCAATTGATGTTTATTTATGAGCTAGCAGCTAATTAGAAGTGGGTAAAATTTACTCAGCTAGTATACCTCTTACAGGCACATGGGAACCAGCCTCTCGTAGGATTTGTTCAGTTCACGACACCGCAAACTCCAAGCTCCTTCAACAGAAGAAGGTCTTGGGGAATGGAATGGCACCGAGCAGAAGATGCTGATCgaaccaaaagaaaaatagactATCAAAGCACAGCAAACTAAAACTCCAAATGAATCAAAACATCAAGACTGCAGGAAAAGTAGTAGCTCCCCAACATCAATACTGGATCCACGTGCTGAAGAAGTTGGTGGAGGCGCGACCATCGGCCACCACGTGCGGCGAGCGGCTAGACCGGCCAgttgacgacgacggctgcaggttacgacgatgacgatggcggcgaggcaCAGTTCCTCGCAGGCAAAGGAGAGacgagaggggaagaggagaggagtgtTCGCCTCGTCGCTTTCTCCGCGTCCGCCTCGAAGTCCGCGCTCGGCGACAACGGCGAAGCGAGGG is part of the Oryza glaberrima chromosome 4, OglaRS2, whole genome shotgun sequence genome and encodes:
- the LOC127771361 gene encoding probable metal-nicotianamine transporter YSL9 isoform X1, with translation MKQERRRKRQPGPPRLELVVAHPREEEMAGLDGGGDAEEGATHARGGGGAPPPWREQLTARGLVASLAVGAMYSVIVMKLNLTTGLVPTLNVSAALIAFVVLRGWTQALARLGFAARPFTRQENTVVQTCAVACYSIAVGGQDHPPLHPSSIRRLPSLMEIPTDWFFGSFCAGGFGSYLLGLNKRTYEMAGEDTEGNVPGSYKEPGIAWMTGFLLAVSFVGLLALVPLRKVMIIDYKLTYPSGTATAVLINGFHTPHGDAMAKQQVNGFTKYFAMSFFWSFFQWFYSGGDNCGFSQFPTFGLKAWQQTFFFDFSLTYVGAGMICSHLVNLSLLLGAILSWGVMWPLISDLKGDWYSADIPESSMKSLQGYKAFICVALILGDGLYNFVKIVALTIKNLFDSSKLKNAKKGEDMPVLDELHRNEVFTRDNIPSWLAFSGYLGLTFIAVIAIPMMFHEMKWYYVVIAYLLAPALGFCNAYGAGLTDINMAYNYGKIALFILAAWAGKDSGVVAGLVGCGLVKSLVSISADLMHDFKTGHLTLTSPRSMIIAQAIGTVMGCVISPLTFFLFYNAFDIGNPEGYWKAPYALVYRNMAILGVEGFSALPQHCLQLCYGFFGFAVAANLTRDLCPPKYGRWVPLPMAMGVPFLVGASFAIDMCIGSLIVFTWHIIDKSKAALMVPAVASGLICGDGLWIFPASLLALAKISPPMCMAFRSTN
- the LOC127771361 gene encoding probable metal-nicotianamine transporter YSL9 isoform X3, whose amino-acid sequence is MKQERRRKRQPGPPRLELVVAHPREEEMAGLDGGGDAEEGATHARGGGGAPPPWREQLTARGLVASLAVGAMYSVIVMKLNLTTGLVPTLNVSAALIAFVVLRGWTQALARLGFAARPFTRQENTVVQTCAVACYSIAVGGGFGSYLLGLNKRTYEMAGEDTEGNVPGSYKEPGIAWMTGFLLAVSFVGLLALVPLRKVMIIDYKLTYPSGTATAVLINGFHTPHGDAMAKQQVNGFTKYFAMSFFWSFFQWFYSGGDNCGFSQFPTFGLKAWQQTFFFDFSLTYVGAGMICSHLVNLSLLLGAILSWGVMWPLISDLKGDWYSADIPESSMKSLQGYKAFICVALILGDGLYNFVKIVALTIKNLFDSSKLKNAKKGEDMPVLDELHRNEVFTRDNIPSWLAFSGYLGLTFIAVIAIPMMFHEMKWYYVVIAYLLAPALGFCNAYGAGLTDINMAYNYGKIALFILAAWAGKDSGVVAGLVGCGLVKSLVSISADLMHDFKTGHLTLTSPRSMIIAQAIGTVMGCVISPLTFFLFYNAFDIGNPEGYWKAPYALVYRNMAILGVEGFSALPQHCLQLCYGFFGFAVAANLTRDLCPPKYGRWVPLPMAMGVPFLVGASFAIDMCIGSLIVFTWHIIDKSKAALMVPAVASGLICGDGLWIFPASLLALAKISPPMCMAFRSTN
- the LOC127771361 gene encoding probable metal-nicotianamine transporter YSL9 isoform X2; the encoded protein is MAGLDGGGDAEEGATHARGGGGAPPPWREQLTARGLVASLAVGAMYSVIVMKLNLTTGLVPTLNVSAALIAFVVLRGWTQALARLGFAARPFTRQENTVVQTCAVACYSIAVGGQDHPPLHPSSIRRLPSLMEIPTDWFFGSFCAGGFGSYLLGLNKRTYEMAGEDTEGNVPGSYKEPGIAWMTGFLLAVSFVGLLALVPLRKVMIIDYKLTYPSGTATAVLINGFHTPHGDAMAKQQVNGFTKYFAMSFFWSFFQWFYSGGDNCGFSQFPTFGLKAWQQTFFFDFSLTYVGAGMICSHLVNLSLLLGAILSWGVMWPLISDLKGDWYSADIPESSMKSLQGYKAFICVALILGDGLYNFVKIVALTIKNLFDSSKLKNAKKGEDMPVLDELHRNEVFTRDNIPSWLAFSGYLGLTFIAVIAIPMMFHEMKWYYVVIAYLLAPALGFCNAYGAGLTDINMAYNYGKIALFILAAWAGKDSGVVAGLVGCGLVKSLVSISADLMHDFKTGHLTLTSPRSMIIAQAIGTVMGCVISPLTFFLFYNAFDIGNPEGYWKAPYALVYRNMAILGVEGFSALPQHCLQLCYGFFGFAVAANLTRDLCPPKYGRWVPLPMAMGVPFLVGASFAIDMCIGSLIVFTWHIIDKSKAALMVPAVASGLICGDGLWIFPASLLALAKISPPMCMAFRSTN
- the LOC127770907 gene encoding uncharacterized protein LOC127770907 gives rise to the protein MWKLRGFFAKRHALAQNPSRLRRIPSSLVSPSPSLATAAVSAFPSRRHLCFAPSPSSSASSRASAVVAAASAVAVSERLHLLLPPRFAVVAERGLRGGRGESDEANTPLLFPSRLSFACEELCLAAIVIVVTCSRRRQLAGLAARRTWWPMVAPPPTSSARGSSIDHLLLGAIPFPKTFFC